Proteins encoded within one genomic window of Meiothermus cerbereus DSM 11376:
- a CDS encoding IS5/IS1182 family transposase produces the protein MAFVHPANEHDKWGGQALLLGMDLSLWPRVRKLFVDWGYRGLREVARGLGLELEVVARPYAGVRGVWVREGEEVPEIPREGGFKPLPKRWVVERTFAWMGRNRRLGKDYEYPPEVTEAWMYLGMIRLLVKRLARAA, from the coding sequence ATGGCCTTTGTCCACCCGGCCAATGAGCACGACAAGTGGGGTGGGCAGGCGTTGCTTTTGGGGATGGACCTCTCCTTGTGGCCCCGGGTGCGCAAGCTCTTTGTGGACTGGGGCTACCGGGGTTTGCGGGAGGTGGCTAGGGGGCTGGGACTGGAGCTGGAGGTGGTGGCCCGTCCTTACGCGGGGGTGCGGGGGGTCTGGGTGCGGGAGGGGGAGGAGGTGCCGGAGATCCCGCGGGAGGGTGGGTTCAAGCCCCTGCCCAAGCGGTGGGTGGTGGAGCGGACCTTTGCCTGGATGGGGCGAAACCGACGGCTGGGGAAAGATTACGAGTACCCCCCTGAGGTAACGGAAGCCTGGATGTATTTAGGCATGATACGCTTGCTGGTGAAGCGGCTGGCCAGGGCCGCTTAA
- a CDS encoding RRXRR domain-containing protein, with protein MIFVLDKRKKPLMPCSEKRARFLLTRGRAFVVLPILLRVPSHLNSRLCWKLTADATASKSSGMTLSFLIVQSVVFFRA; from the coding sequence ATGATTTTCGTGCTGGACAAAAGGAAAAAGCCGCTCATGCCTTGCAGCGAGAAGCGTGCTCGGTTCCTGCTCACCCGAGGCCGGGCGTTTGTAGTTCTACCTATATTGTTAAGAGTCCCGAGTCATCTAAATTCGAGGCTATGCTGGAAGTTAACCGCCGATGCAACAGCATCGAAGAGCTCAGGCATGACCCTGAGCTTCTTGATAGTCCAGTCGGTCGTGTTTTTCCGGGCGTGA
- a CDS encoding kanamycin nucleotidyltransferase C-terminal domain-containing protein, which yields MSVLMRSSPTPGRDERYVQGLKISVEFHTVGSVYRRLQRVDLTWPLCVDQFVSVLSLYDPEGHWPKLKLLVDQLPSGSFVQAIREGIVGELLENFAKLENARKRDDAPAMRWIAWNLAWDVAMISALMNRAYFTSWSRTPDEILRLPSLLPAVKSLVEKFRNGDLRSAKGLHRCCEAAVRGVVQHVATLGVHVQVEPSLAGPPREQIGGGGPGSKR from the coding sequence ATGTCGGTCCTCATGCGAAGCTCACCCACCCCCGGCAGGGACGAGCGCTACGTGCAAGGGCTCAAAATCAGCGTCGAATTCCACACCGTGGGGTCGGTCTACCGGCGCCTGCAGCGGGTAGACCTGACCTGGCCCTTGTGCGTAGACCAGTTTGTCTCGGTCTTATCCCTGTACGACCCGGAGGGGCACTGGCCCAAGCTAAAGCTGCTCGTTGATCAGCTGCCGTCCGGATCGTTCGTGCAAGCCATTCGCGAGGGGATCGTGGGGGAATTGTTGGAGAACTTCGCCAAGCTGGAGAATGCCCGAAAACGCGACGACGCCCCTGCAATGCGATGGATCGCCTGGAACCTCGCGTGGGATGTGGCCATGATCTCCGCCCTCATGAACCGGGCATACTTCACCTCTTGGTCGCGCACACCCGACGAGATCCTCCGACTGCCGTCGCTGCTGCCCGCGGTTAAGAGCCTCGTGGAGAAGTTCCGCAACGGCGATCTGCGCAGCGCCAAGGGGCTCCATCGTTGTTGCGAAGCCGCAGTGAGGGGGGTTGTGCAACATGTGGCAACCCTTGGCGTCCACGTCCAAGTCGAACCGTCCCTGGCAGGACCTCCCCGGGAGCAGATCGGGGGAGGTGGGCCCGGATCGAAACGATAA
- a CDS encoding FAD-dependent oxidoreductase, whose amino-acid sequence MLEVNRRCNSIEELRHDPELLDSPVGRVFPGVNHSLRAVRPDLPPTSADIVIIGGGIIGSGIACHLWHVPSLRRRMILLEKHSFLAGQFFQAMNATGQRVMRSPYEHHIAPDGDMQMLDFARLHLDQLTSLEREQVWLGLSGQRAVVPLDVFIGHSTHMIGVHQLRKIAYRARVISVRPDPGRDGYLIATAEGPVIRAKTVILAAGNREAVWPQVFSEAARRYPAQVCSVYAKPALNPGQTIAVVGSGLSAAHTILRALEAGARPVWILRREERYRCADFDTAYFRTEGIARFRRLPSLARKVGTLLEESRGSIMLEFLPRLGSLEEAGVLRVHRHATVLAVRASASGRLELNLSSGADEHVDLVILATGLSPDTQLLPDEVELLADRYPVLEDGTLEVSGHPGLFAAGPLASLTLGPAAKNVDGARLAAQVIIPALIEKFSGSRPASFTVRGNFAVSFPLKAGVR is encoded by the coding sequence ATGCTGGAAGTTAACCGCCGATGCAACAGCATCGAAGAGCTCAGGCATGACCCTGAGCTTCTTGATAGTCCAGTCGGTCGTGTTTTTCCGGGCGTGAATCATTCACTCCGGGCGGTTCGCCCCGACCTACCCCCAACTTCAGCAGATATCGTGATTATTGGAGGCGGGATTATTGGCAGCGGCATAGCCTGCCACCTCTGGCACGTACCCAGCCTGCGGCGCCGGATGATCCTGCTGGAGAAACACTCCTTCCTCGCTGGGCAGTTCTTCCAGGCCATGAACGCCACCGGGCAAAGGGTCATGCGCAGCCCCTACGAGCACCACATCGCCCCGGACGGCGACATGCAGATGCTAGACTTCGCTCGTCTTCACCTCGACCAGTTGACGTCGCTCGAGCGCGAGCAGGTCTGGCTGGGCCTCTCGGGCCAGCGCGCCGTAGTCCCGCTCGACGTGTTCATCGGCCACTCGACCCACATGATCGGGGTACATCAGCTCCGCAAGATCGCCTACCGCGCGCGGGTAATCTCGGTTAGACCTGACCCGGGGCGGGACGGATATCTGATCGCTACCGCCGAGGGGCCGGTCATCCGGGCCAAGACAGTCATCCTGGCAGCGGGCAACCGCGAGGCTGTGTGGCCGCAGGTTTTCTCGGAGGCTGCCCGCCGCTATCCCGCGCAGGTGTGTTCGGTATACGCGAAGCCAGCGCTCAACCCGGGCCAGACGATCGCCGTCGTCGGTAGTGGGCTCAGCGCGGCCCACACCATCCTCCGGGCGCTCGAGGCCGGAGCACGGCCCGTGTGGATCCTACGCCGCGAGGAGCGTTACCGGTGTGCCGATTTCGACACGGCTTATTTCCGAACGGAGGGTATTGCGCGGTTCCGGCGGCTGCCTAGCCTGGCCCGGAAGGTCGGTACGTTGCTGGAGGAATCCCGTGGCAGCATCATGCTGGAGTTCCTGCCGCGGCTGGGCAGCCTAGAAGAAGCGGGCGTCTTACGGGTTCACCGTCATGCCACGGTGTTGGCTGTCCGAGCATCAGCCAGCGGCCGCCTCGAACTCAACCTGTCATCGGGCGCCGATGAGCATGTGGACTTGGTGATTTTGGCGACCGGCCTATCCCCTGACACGCAGCTTCTGCCGGATGAGGTCGAGCTCCTCGCCGATCGTTACCCGGTTCTGGAGGACGGCACGCTTGAGGTCAGCGGCCACCCAGGCCTCTTCGCAGCCGGGCCACTGGCCTCTTTGACGCTTGGTCCCGCCGCCAAGAACGTGGATGGGGCTAGGCTGGCCGCACAAGTGATCATCCCGGCACTCATCGAAAAATTCAGTGGCAGCCGTCCAGCTTCCTTCACGGTTCGGGGGAATTTCGCCGTCAGTTTCCCGCTGAAGGCAGGTGTGCGATGA
- a CDS encoding DUF6423 family protein, giving the protein MAATIDMESRTIMVSGAIDVNRVTIVMRVPIPEPGEYTLVKAETNLTDEPWLCWQITLGEGVSLPLQNPTNLLLSRQFRKAKYLADRGAILFWDGEVRPGDAIFKMARLNISGNYMILSHNRGGLTDGIFDEDEDESDDTGLEQDTPRIDLPGALDRYYEHITRHGFGDDLPKIEVETPVRIVQPGEIDILSFTNLPQAHSGGIRPRERA; this is encoded by the coding sequence ATGGCGGCTACCATCGACATGGAGAGCCGCACCATCATGGTCTCAGGGGCGATTGATGTCAACCGGGTCACTATCGTCATGCGGGTGCCGATCCCGGAGCCCGGGGAATACACGCTGGTCAAGGCGGAGACCAACCTGACCGATGAGCCCTGGCTGTGCTGGCAGATCACCCTCGGAGAAGGGGTTTCGCTCCCGCTGCAAAACCCTACGAATCTGCTGCTTTCGCGCCAATTCCGCAAGGCCAAGTACCTGGCGGACCGGGGCGCGATCCTTTTCTGGGATGGCGAGGTCCGTCCGGGCGACGCCATCTTCAAGATGGCGCGGCTGAACATCTCCGGCAACTACATGATCCTGTCGCATAACCGCGGGGGGTTAACCGACGGCATCTTTGACGAAGACGAGGACGAGTCCGACGATACCGGGCTTGAGCAGGACACCCCGCGGATCGACCTGCCCGGGGCCTTGGACCGCTACTACGAGCACATCACGAGGCACGGCTTCGGTGACGATCTGCCCAAGATTGAGGTCGAAACACCGGTAAGGATCGTGCAGCCTGGGGAAATCGACATCCTCTCCTTCACGAACCTCCCCCAAGCCCATTCGGGCGGCATCCGGCCGCGGGAGCGAGCCTGA
- a CDS encoding cytochrome P450 encodes MDVLNEYALPLVLRVLAELQGVPESSFEELRAWIGVISSVSSSSPKEELLRANRAVAEYGQLVEGLAGEAGGSPQGTVLAGMLAARELGQVSQTEFVANLLALLDAGTQTTADFITNSVLVLLSHQDQLKLLREDPQLLGYAVQELLRFESPVQIVGRWATESFVFQGKGIERGQVVYLVLGSANRDPSWVSDPDRLDLKRKLDRTAAFGGGTHYCLGAPLARLIGGKALEILLQWKGSLSLQTSRLIWRPAFGFRGLTELRVSW; translated from the coding sequence ATGGATGTACTCAACGAGTATGCTCTTCCGCTGGTACTCAGGGTGTTGGCGGAATTGCAGGGCGTTCCGGAGAGTTCGTTCGAGGAGTTGCGCGCCTGGATCGGGGTGATCTCCAGTGTGAGCTCTTCCTCTCCCAAGGAAGAGCTTCTAAGAGCCAACCGGGCGGTGGCCGAGTATGGCCAGCTGGTAGAAGGACTCGCGGGGGAGGCTGGGGGGAGCCCCCAGGGAACCGTGCTGGCTGGCATGTTAGCTGCGCGGGAATTAGGACAGGTCAGCCAAACAGAATTCGTCGCGAACCTGCTGGCCTTGCTCGACGCTGGTACCCAGACCACCGCTGACTTCATTACGAACAGCGTGTTGGTACTCTTGAGCCACCAGGACCAGCTCAAGCTTCTCAGGGAGGACCCGCAGTTGCTGGGCTACGCAGTCCAGGAACTCTTGCGCTTCGAAAGCCCAGTGCAGATCGTTGGCCGCTGGGCAACTGAGAGCTTCGTTTTTCAGGGTAAAGGGATCGAGCGGGGCCAAGTCGTGTACCTAGTCCTGGGCTCGGCTAACCGTGATCCCAGCTGGGTGAGCGATCCGGACCGGCTTGACTTAAAAAGGAAGCTGGACCGTACAGCAGCCTTTGGCGGAGGAACCCACTATTGCCTAGGTGCCCCGCTAGCCCGCCTGATAGGGGGAAAAGCTCTAGAGATTCTTCTACAGTGGAAAGGCAGCTTGTCTTTGCAGACCAGCAGGCTTATATGGCGGCCCGCGTTCGGGTTTCGTGGGCTTACTGAGCTGAGGGTATCATGGTAA
- a CDS encoding ABC transporter ATP-binding protein: MIVLEGVSKRYRVLEPGRGLGGFVRSLVKPRYREITALDNISLTVPQGQVVGYIGPNGAGKSTTIKIIAGIVRPSAGRVVVAGRDPFRQRTAHQLELGVVMGHRTRLFWDLPVLESLRYHAKVYRLSQSGLDQRIGAMARQFGIEGLLSQPVRQLSLGQRVRCDLALAFLHHPRVLLLDEPTIGLDFDSKALLRSAIRQVASDLQTTVILTSHDLDDVEALSDRIVLLDEGRVLYDGTLRQLRAQHGVLPELRLRLEAGADQVRAWLEGLGGVREVYTHDGWVCVAHEGGGAPAAVLARLLPQTPVREMTTHEPSIEEVLRRVYRGAR, from the coding sequence ATGATTGTCCTGGAGGGGGTTTCCAAACGCTACCGGGTGCTCGAGCCCGGGCGTGGCCTCGGGGGCTTCGTGCGGAGCCTGGTGAAGCCGCGTTACCGGGAAATTACCGCCCTGGACAACATCAGCCTCACCGTCCCGCAGGGGCAGGTGGTCGGCTACATCGGACCCAACGGGGCAGGCAAGTCCACAACCATCAAGATCATCGCGGGGATCGTCCGCCCCTCGGCGGGTCGGGTTGTTGTGGCGGGCCGAGACCCGTTCCGCCAGCGCACCGCCCACCAGCTGGAACTCGGGGTGGTGATGGGCCACCGCACCCGGCTTTTCTGGGACCTGCCGGTGCTGGAGTCGCTCCGCTACCACGCCAAGGTGTATCGCCTCAGCCAGAGTGGATTGGATCAGCGCATCGGTGCCATGGCCCGGCAATTCGGCATCGAGGGGTTGCTCTCGCAGCCGGTACGCCAGCTGAGCCTTGGACAGCGCGTCCGGTGCGACTTGGCCCTCGCCTTCCTCCACCACCCCAGGGTGCTCCTGCTCGATGAGCCTACCATCGGCCTGGACTTCGACAGCAAGGCGTTGCTGCGGTCCGCTATCCGTCAGGTGGCCTCTGATCTACAGACGACCGTCATCCTGACGTCGCACGACTTGGACGATGTTGAAGCCTTGAGCGATCGTATCGTCCTGCTCGACGAGGGCCGAGTCCTCTACGACGGAACCCTCCGACAACTCCGAGCCCAGCACGGCGTACTCCCCGAGCTCCGGCTAAGGCTCGAAGCCGGGGCGGATCAGGTGCGCGCTTGGCTTGAGGGGCTGGGCGGAGTACGGGAGGTCTACACCCACGACGGCTGGGTGTGCGTCGCCCATGAGGGGGGAGGAGCCCCTGCGGCTGTGCTTGCGCGCCTTCTTCCACAAACCCCGGTCAGGGAGATGACCACCCACGAACCCTCGATCGAGGAGGTACTCCGGCGGGTCTACCGGGGAGCAAGGTAG
- a CDS encoding ABC transporter permease produces the protein MTHYLALALAALRLQFATWKQYRVDYTAGVLTVLLEQALTLVLFSVIFTHVPQVRGWTFPEMLVLYGLNRMALGLADTLGESLWWVGSYAQDGSLLLYKLRPLGVLFQLLTERIHFERISGCLTGLILVLHGASAAGVEWTAGKVATVLLFVLLGAFIYLGLMILGAAVAMRVIGSLDAITTLWSLTEFAKYPLPIFGRTGAFLLTFVVPLALTGYVPAALLLDEHTRTAGTIALAEALVAAGAFFGLCLLAWSWALRAYEGTGN, from the coding sequence ATGACCCACTACCTCGCCCTCGCGCTGGCCGCCCTGAGGCTGCAATTCGCGACCTGGAAGCAGTACCGGGTGGACTATACCGCTGGCGTGCTCACCGTGCTCCTGGAGCAGGCCCTGACCCTGGTGCTTTTCTCCGTCATCTTCACACACGTGCCGCAAGTCCGCGGCTGGACCTTCCCCGAGATGCTCGTGCTTTACGGGTTGAACCGAATGGCGCTCGGCCTTGCCGACACTCTGGGGGAGAGCCTATGGTGGGTCGGCAGCTACGCCCAGGACGGCAGCCTGCTGCTCTACAAGCTCCGTCCGCTCGGGGTACTCTTCCAGCTCCTCACTGAGCGGATCCACTTCGAGCGGATTTCAGGATGCCTGACCGGGCTGATCCTGGTCCTCCATGGAGCGTCCGCGGCCGGGGTGGAATGGACTGCCGGTAAGGTTGCCACGGTCCTCTTATTTGTTCTCCTGGGCGCGTTCATCTATCTCGGGCTCATGATCCTGGGGGCTGCCGTAGCCATGCGGGTCATCGGCAGTTTGGACGCCATCACGACCTTGTGGAGCTTAACCGAGTTCGCCAAGTACCCGCTTCCCATCTTCGGTCGAACCGGGGCCTTTCTCCTGACGTTCGTCGTCCCGCTGGCGCTGACCGGCTATGTTCCTGCCGCTCTCCTGCTCGACGAGCACACACGCACAGCAGGCACCATCGCCCTTGCCGAGGCTTTGGTCGCTGCCGGCGCGTTCTTCGGCTTGTGCCTGCTGGCGTGGTCGTGGGCCCTCCGCGCTTATGAGGGGACTGGGAACTGA
- a CDS encoding aldo/keto reductase has product MGMRYRKVGKWGLQVSEIALGAWASFGDCVKDVGEVKKIVCLAYESGVNFFDNADTYANGCAEELMGSVLAEYPRSTLVLASKAGWPVSGCPNSQGLSRKHLRASLQASLQRLRTDYLDIYFAHRHDPDVPLEEIVTTMSAFVDQGLILYWGTSEWPVARLAGACEFARANGLHPPICEQVDYSILYRKRWENTLAPEAEPLGLGLMATSPLAMGVLTGKYDDGIPPGSRLARHKVLKEALLTPHNLARVRELAAVAAEHGMTRAQLALAWVLRRKELSCAIVGATGIGQLQENLGAAGVVLAPEAVAQIERIIGGKSSTASTT; this is encoded by the coding sequence ATGGGCATGAGGTATCGCAAGGTCGGTAAGTGGGGCCTTCAGGTCTCCGAGATCGCCCTGGGTGCCTGGGCCAGCTTCGGAGATTGCGTGAAGGATGTGGGCGAGGTCAAGAAGATCGTGTGTCTGGCCTACGAGTCCGGCGTCAACTTCTTCGATAACGCGGACACCTATGCGAACGGATGCGCTGAAGAACTCATGGGCAGCGTGCTCGCCGAGTACCCACGCAGCACCCTCGTCCTCGCCTCGAAGGCGGGATGGCCTGTGTCCGGGTGTCCCAATAGCCAGGGCCTCTCCCGCAAGCACCTGCGCGCCTCTCTGCAGGCCAGCCTTCAAAGGCTACGAACGGATTATCTGGATATCTACTTTGCTCACCGCCACGACCCGGATGTACCCCTCGAGGAGATTGTCACGACCATGAGCGCGTTCGTTGATCAGGGGCTTATCCTCTACTGGGGAACCAGCGAGTGGCCTGTCGCACGGCTGGCGGGTGCATGCGAGTTTGCCAGGGCGAATGGGCTGCATCCACCTATCTGCGAGCAGGTTGACTACTCGATCCTTTACAGGAAGCGGTGGGAAAACACCCTGGCGCCGGAGGCGGAGCCGCTCGGATTGGGCTTGATGGCCACGAGCCCGTTGGCGATGGGGGTGCTCACCGGGAAGTACGACGACGGGATCCCCCCCGGTAGCCGGTTGGCCCGGCATAAGGTGCTGAAGGAAGCTCTGCTGACGCCTCACAACCTCGCTCGTGTGCGGGAATTGGCGGCGGTCGCTGCCGAGCACGGAATGACCCGGGCTCAGCTCGCGCTAGCTTGGGTTTTGCGACGCAAGGAGCTTTCATGCGCCATCGTGGGAGCCACCGGGATAGGGCAGCTTCAGGAAAACCTTGGTGCGGCCGGGGTAGTGCTCGCACCCGAGGCCGTGGCACAGATCGAGCGGATTATAGGTGGCAAAAGCTCAACCGCGAGCACCACTTGA
- a CDS encoding ABC transporter permease, which produces MIPYTANLRVGFQLALAYRRAAAVWVVGELALLVAFYFLWRAVFLSVPAGSFADRDFAAFYLYLLTARLAARFTGGPAWGFFAQRVRVGTVVYDLVQPVELEYALLARWLGQKAGQLVMALPAYATAAFVSGAWSAGEWRLGWFFLSLVVGFACAYFFEFLMSLSAFYTSAQQGINEAKALVVALLSGAFFPIDLLPDRYALLASLLPFQAFIYLPARMLQPSMPESEIFRGLAVQLFWLLVLAASSRFLLGRVRQRFNVQGG; this is translated from the coding sequence ATGATCCCTTATACCGCCAACCTCCGTGTCGGATTTCAGCTGGCCCTCGCATACCGTAGAGCGGCCGCGGTCTGGGTCGTCGGAGAGCTGGCGCTCCTGGTGGCATTTTACTTTTTGTGGCGCGCGGTTTTCCTTTCCGTACCCGCAGGGTCATTTGCGGATCGGGACTTCGCTGCTTTCTACTTGTACTTATTGACCGCGCGACTCGCAGCGCGATTCACCGGCGGGCCTGCCTGGGGGTTCTTTGCCCAGCGCGTCCGTGTGGGAACCGTTGTGTACGACTTGGTACAGCCGGTCGAACTGGAGTATGCCCTCCTAGCCCGGTGGTTAGGGCAGAAGGCCGGACAGTTGGTCATGGCGCTGCCGGCCTACGCCACCGCAGCGTTCGTCTCCGGGGCCTGGAGCGCTGGCGAGTGGCGGTTGGGGTGGTTCTTCCTGAGCCTGGTGGTGGGTTTTGCCTGTGCCTACTTTTTCGAGTTCTTGATGAGCCTCTCGGCTTTCTACACTAGCGCGCAGCAGGGGATCAACGAAGCCAAGGCCCTGGTCGTGGCGCTCCTGAGCGGGGCATTTTTCCCCATTGACCTGCTGCCGGATCGCTACGCCCTTCTAGCCAGTCTGCTGCCTTTCCAGGCCTTTATCTACCTTCCTGCGCGCATGCTGCAGCCGTCCATGCCGGAGAGCGAGATCTTCCGCGGACTGGCGGTGCAGCTGTTCTGGCTCCTGGTGCTTGCTGCAAGCTCCCGCTTCCTCCTCGGACGAGTACGCCAGCGGTTCAACGTGCAAGGAGGATAA